A genome region from Bacteroides stercoris ATCC 43183 includes the following:
- the thrS gene encoding threonine--tRNA ligase — translation MIKITFPDGSVREYNEGVTGLQIAESISSRLAQDVLACGVNGEVYDLGRPISEDAEVVLYKWEDEQGKHAFWHTSAHLLAEALQELYPGIQFGIGPAIENGFYYDVDPGETAIKEADLPAIEKKMAELAAKKEAVVRESISKTDALKMFGDRGETYKCELISELEDGHITTYTQGAFTDLCRGPHLMTTAPIKAIKLTSVAGAYWRGQEDRKMMTRIYGITFPKKKMLDEYLVLLEEAKKRDHRKIGKEMDLFMFSDTVGKGLPMWLPKGAALRIRLQEFLRRIQARYDYQEVMCPPIGNKLLYITSGHYAKYGKDSFQPIHTPEEGEEYFLKPMNCPHHCMIYKNSPRSYKDLPLRLAEFGTVCRYEQSGELHGLTRVRSFTQDDAHIFCRPDQVKDEFLRVMDIISIVFQSMHFENFEAQISLRDKVNREKYIGSDENWEKAEQAIIEACEEKGLKARVEYGEAAFYGPKLDFMVKDAIGRRWQLGTIQVDYNLPERFQLEYTGADNQKHRPVMIHRAPFGSMERFVAVLIEHTAGKFPLWLTPDQVAILPISEKFNDYAQEVKDYLKRYDVRAIVDERNEKIGRKIRDNEMKRIPYMLIVGEKEAENREVSVRKQGEGDQGTMKFEDFAKKVNEEVQNMINKW, via the coding sequence ATGATAAAGATAACATTTCCAGACGGCTCCGTTCGCGAATACAACGAAGGAGTGACAGGACTGCAAATAGCAGAAAGCATTAGTTCACGTTTGGCACAGGATGTATTGGCTTGTGGCGTGAACGGAGAAGTTTATGATTTGGGGCGTCCCATCAGTGAAGACGCTGAAGTGGTTCTCTATAAATGGGAAGACGAACAAGGCAAGCATGCCTTCTGGCACACCAGCGCCCATTTGCTGGCGGAAGCTTTGCAGGAGTTGTATCCGGGCATACAGTTCGGTATCGGTCCGGCCATCGAGAACGGTTTCTATTATGATGTGGATCCGGGAGAGACTGCTATCAAGGAAGCCGACCTGCCCGCTATCGAAAAGAAAATGGCGGAACTGGCAGCCAAGAAAGAAGCGGTTGTCAGAGAGAGCATTTCAAAGACGGATGCCTTGAAGATGTTCGGCGATCGCGGCGAAACTTATAAATGTGAGCTGATTTCCGAACTGGAAGACGGTCACATCACTACTTATACGCAGGGTGCGTTTACCGACTTGTGCCGTGGTCCTCACCTGATGACTACCGCGCCTATCAAGGCTATCAAGCTGACTTCCGTTGCCGGTGCTTACTGGCGGGGACAGGAAGACCGCAAGATGATGACACGTATCTACGGTATCACTTTCCCGAAGAAGAAAATGCTGGATGAGTATCTCGTATTGCTGGAAGAGGCCAAGAAGCGCGACCACCGTAAAATCGGCAAGGAGATGGACTTGTTCATGTTCTCCGATACGGTAGGCAAGGGACTTCCGATGTGGTTGCCGAAAGGTGCTGCATTGCGTATCCGTCTGCAGGAGTTCTTGCGCCGCATTCAGGCCCGTTACGACTATCAGGAAGTAATGTGTCCGCCTATCGGCAACAAGCTGCTGTACATCACTTCCGGACACTATGCCAAGTATGGTAAGGACTCGTTCCAGCCTATTCATACGCCGGAAGAAGGTGAAGAGTACTTCCTCAAACCGATGAACTGTCCTCATCACTGTATGATTTACAAGAACTCACCCCGTTCTTATAAAGACCTGCCTTTGCGTCTGGCGGAGTTCGGTACGGTTTGCCGTTACGAGCAGAGCGGTGAGCTTCACGGCTTGACCCGTGTACGCAGCTTTACGCAAGACGACGCGCACATCTTCTGCCGTCCCGATCAGGTGAAGGATGAGTTCCTGCGCGTAATGGACATTATCTCAATCGTATTCCAGTCTATGCACTTCGAGAACTTTGAAGCACAGATTTCTCTGCGCGACAAGGTGAACCGTGAGAAGTATATCGGTAGCGATGAGAACTGGGAGAAGGCAGAACAGGCTATTATCGAGGCTTGTGAAGAAAAGGGACTGAAAGCCAGAGTGGAATATGGTGAAGCTGCTTTCTACGGTCCTAAACTGGACTTTATGGTTAAGGATGCTATCGGCCGCCGTTGGCAGTTGGGTACCATTCAGGTAGATTACAACCTGCCCGAACGTTTCCAACTGGAATATACGGGAGCCGACAATCAAAAGCACCGTCCGGTAATGATTCACCGTGCTCCGTTCGGTTCTATGGAGCGTTTCGTAGCCGTGCTTATCGAGCATACCGCCGGCAAGTTCCCGTTGTGGCTGACTCCGGACCAGGTGGCTATCCTGCCTATCAGCGAGAAGTTCAATGATTATGCTCAGGAAGTGAAAGACTATCTGAAGAGATATGATGTCCGTGCCATTGTGGATGAGCGTAACGAAAAAATCGGACGTAAGATTCGTGACAACGAAATGAAGCGTATTCCGTACATGCTGATTGTCGGCGAGAAAGAGGCTGAAAACAGAGAAGTTTCCGTCCGCAAGCAAGGCGAAGGCGACCAGGGAACCATGAAATTTGAAGATTTTGCTAAAAAAGTGAACGAAGAAGTTCAAAATATGATAAATAAATGGTAA
- the infC gene encoding translation initiation factor IF-3 produces MKNDSLKGQHRINEQIRAKEVRIVGDEVEPKVYPIAQALKMAEEMEADLVEISPNAQPPVCRIIDYSKFLYQLKKRQKEQKAKQVKVNVKEIRFGPQTDDHDYNFKLKHAKGFLEDGDKVKAYVFFKGRSILFKEQGEVLLLRFANDLEDYAKVDQMPVLEGKRMTIQLSPKKGAAPKKPATPKPAEAPKAAPAEDKSED; encoded by the coding sequence ATGAAGAATGACAGCTTAAAAGGGCAACATCGGATTAATGAGCAAATCCGTGCCAAAGAAGTCCGCATTGTGGGCGATGAGGTGGAACCTAAAGTATATCCGATAGCTCAGGCCTTGAAAATGGCCGAGGAAATGGAAGCAGATCTCGTGGAGATTTCTCCGAATGCACAACCCCCTGTTTGTCGTATTATTGATTACTCTAAATTTCTTTATCAGTTAAAGAAGCGTCAGAAAGAGCAGAAGGCGAAGCAGGTTAAGGTAAATGTGAAGGAAATACGTTTCGGTCCTCAGACAGACGACCACGACTATAACTTCAAACTGAAACACGCCAAAGGCTTTTTGGAAGATGGCGACAAGGTGAAGGCATACGTGTTCTTCAAGGGTCGTTCAATTCTGTTCAAGGAGCAGGGCGAAGTACTGCTGCTGCGTTTTGCCAATGATTTGGAAGACTATGCGAAAGTAGACCAAATGCCGGTTCTGGAAGGAAAGAGGATGACCATTCAGCTTTCTCCGAAGAAAGGTGCAGCTCCGAAAAAGCCTGCCACACCGAAGCCGGCAGAAGCTCCGAAAGCAGCTCCGGCCGAAGACAAAAGCGAAGACTAA
- the rpmI gene encoding 50S ribosomal protein L35 produces MPKMKTNSGSKKRFTLTGTGKIKRKHAFHSHILTKKTKKQKRNLCYSTTVDITNMSQVKELLAMK; encoded by the coding sequence ATGCCAAAGATGAAGACTAACTCCGGTTCTAAAAAGAGATTTACTCTTACCGGAACAGGTAAAATCAAAAGAAAGCACGCTTTTCACAGTCACATTCTGACTAAGAAAACCAAGAAGCAAAAGAGAAATCTGTGTTACTCTACAACCGTTGATATAACGAATATGAGCCAGGTTAAGGAACTCTTAGCTATGAAGTAA